From Paenibacillus physcomitrellae, the proteins below share one genomic window:
- a CDS encoding acetylornithine transaminase, with protein MTITPSGVQPAAGAAAGTGEAPSALFPNYSRYPLALVKGHGSWLWDDKGNRYLDFMSGIAVTNLGHAPEKVKEKLKNQLDQLWHVSNLYQLPLQEQAAQLLTKHSGLDAAFFCNSGAEANEAAIKLARRYFQKVKGEERYEIITFNQSFHGRTLATLTATGQDKVKEGFLPLPEGFKTVPLHDEEALKAAIGPNTAAIMLEMVQAEGGIYAVTPEFVQTITGLCQEHGLLLIIDEVQTGMGRTGRWFAHQHYGIQPDIITVAKGIASGFPAGAMLGKAYLREAFSAGSHGSTFGGTPLATSAIVATLEVMEEDRLPDRAAEMGVYLKEQLEQKLSGLSFVKEVRGLGLLVGIECAGPVGDLVLAGQANKLLFITAGPNVIRLLPNLYVTHEEVDQAVETLYNVISAYEAQSQEDV; from the coding sequence ATGACCATAACACCATCCGGAGTTCAGCCGGCGGCGGGAGCCGCAGCAGGAACGGGGGAAGCGCCCAGCGCGCTTTTTCCCAATTACAGCCGTTATCCGCTTGCTCTGGTGAAAGGCCACGGCAGCTGGCTGTGGGACGACAAAGGCAACCGTTATCTGGACTTTATGAGCGGCATTGCCGTCACGAATCTGGGTCACGCGCCGGAGAAAGTGAAGGAGAAGCTGAAGAACCAGCTGGACCAGCTGTGGCACGTCTCGAACCTGTACCAGCTTCCGCTGCAGGAGCAGGCGGCGCAATTGCTCACGAAGCACAGCGGTTTGGATGCGGCATTCTTCTGCAATAGCGGAGCTGAAGCCAATGAAGCGGCCATCAAGCTGGCGCGGCGTTATTTTCAGAAGGTAAAAGGCGAAGAACGTTATGAGATCATCACGTTTAACCAGTCTTTTCACGGACGGACGCTCGCTACGCTGACGGCTACGGGCCAGGATAAGGTCAAAGAAGGGTTCCTGCCTCTTCCGGAAGGCTTCAAAACGGTCCCGCTGCATGATGAAGAAGCGCTGAAAGCGGCGATCGGCCCCAACACGGCGGCCATTATGCTGGAGATGGTCCAGGCGGAAGGCGGCATTTATGCCGTGACCCCTGAATTTGTGCAGACGATTACGGGGCTCTGCCAAGAGCACGGGCTGCTGCTGATCATCGACGAGGTGCAAACCGGCATGGGCCGGACTGGGCGATGGTTCGCCCACCAGCATTACGGCATCCAGCCGGACATCATTACGGTGGCCAAAGGGATCGCCAGCGGTTTCCCTGCGGGAGCGATGCTGGGCAAAGCCTATTTGCGCGAGGCTTTCTCTGCGGGCAGCCATGGTTCGACGTTCGGCGGTACGCCGCTGGCGACATCAGCGATCGTGGCGACCCTCGAAGTGATGGAGGAAGACCGGCTGCCGGATCGTGCGGCAGAGATGGGCGTTTATTTGAAAGAACAGCTGGAGCAGAAGCTGTCCGGGCTTTCTTTTGTGAAGGAAGTCAGAGGACTTGGCCTTCTGGTTGGCATCGAATGTGCCGGTCCGGTCGGCGACCTCGTGCTCGCCGGGCAGGCCAACAAGCTGCTGTTCATCACAGCCGGCCCTAACGTGATCCGCCTGCTGCCGAATCTTTATGTGACGCATGAAGAAGTCGACCAGGCGGTGGAGACTTTGTACAACGTGATCAGCGCTTATGAAGCGCAGAGCCAGGAGGACGTTTAA
- the argB gene encoding acetylglutamate kinase produces the protein MFVMKCGGSTLAALPESFFEELGTLQRQGFEPVIVHGGGPAISDNLSKLGIETRFVNGLRYTTEEVLDVVEMVLAGTINKLIVRRIQSAGGKAIGLSGSDGSLLLAKPVAQSHEVGLVGEVTTVEAGILKGVLELGYMPVVAPLGVTEAGQRLNINADTAAGAVASQLGVKQMIVVTDVPGIMRNVNGEKKVLPVVTVQQTEDMIGSGEIYGGMIPKVRAAIDCIHGEVQEVVIVPGSEPKVLSRVLAGEPIGTRIVRM, from the coding sequence ATGTTCGTCATGAAATGTGGAGGCAGCACGCTGGCGGCGCTGCCGGAAAGTTTCTTCGAGGAGCTGGGGACCCTGCAGCGACAAGGCTTCGAGCCCGTTATCGTACACGGCGGGGGACCTGCAATCTCGGACAATTTGTCCAAGCTTGGTATCGAAACCAGGTTTGTGAACGGGCTGCGTTATACAACAGAGGAAGTGCTGGATGTCGTCGAAATGGTGCTGGCCGGTACCATCAACAAGCTCATTGTCCGCCGCATCCAGTCGGCAGGCGGCAAGGCAATTGGTTTATCCGGCAGCGACGGTTCGCTGCTGCTGGCCAAACCGGTGGCCCAAAGCCATGAGGTGGGTCTCGTAGGCGAAGTAACCACGGTGGAAGCAGGAATTCTGAAGGGTGTGCTGGAACTAGGGTATATGCCCGTTGTGGCGCCGCTTGGCGTCACGGAAGCAGGTCAGCGCCTGAACATCAATGCCGATACCGCGGCAGGAGCCGTGGCGTCTCAGCTCGGCGTCAAGCAGATGATCGTTGTTACCGATGTGCCGGGGATTATGCGGAATGTTAACGGCGAGAAGAAGGTACTGCCTGTGGTTACCGTTCAGCAGACCGAAGATATGATCGGCAGCGGCGAAATTTACGGCGGCATGATTCCGAAGGTGCGGGCGGCCATTGACTGCATTCACGGTGAAGTGCAGGAGGTTGTTATCGTGCCTGGCTCTGAACCTAAAGTACTCAGCCGTGTGCTGGCAGGAGAACCGATCGGGACACGGATTGTCCGCATGTAA
- the argJ gene encoding bifunctional glutamate N-acetyltransferase/amino-acid acetyltransferase ArgJ, giving the protein MRTIEHWSVVEDGSVTSPLGFQAGGLHCGLKKTDRNDLGVILCEVPAVAAAVYTTNVFQAAPLLVTRDSLKDRRLRAVVVNSGNANACTGKQGEEDAFAMRAEAASVFGLEEGDVAVASTGVIGENLPMEKVIGGISKLPAAAAYGTDGAEQFSQAILTTDLVKKTACVKLTIDGHEVTIGGACKGSGMIHPNMATMLAFVTTDAAVEPEALQSLLVGTTNVTFNMITVDGDTSTNDMLLVMASGLAGNEPLSPSHPQWEVFAEAFRYVNELLAKQIARDGEGATHLIEVQVEGGISDTSAGAIAKTIVGSSLVKSAVFGADANWGRIIAAAGRAGEPIDPSNVDIKLGPILVLDGSRPVAFDEEAALEYLKGDTVQIFVNLHGGEGSATAWGCDLTYDYVRINAAYRT; this is encoded by the coding sequence ATGAGAACAATTGAGCATTGGAGTGTGGTGGAGGATGGCTCTGTCACTTCTCCGTTAGGATTTCAGGCAGGCGGACTGCACTGCGGTTTGAAAAAAACCGACCGCAACGATCTCGGCGTCATTCTCTGCGAAGTGCCGGCAGTCGCCGCTGCGGTATATACCACCAACGTGTTCCAGGCAGCTCCGCTGCTGGTGACACGGGATAGTCTGAAAGACCGCCGCCTGCGCGCGGTGGTCGTCAACAGCGGTAACGCCAACGCCTGCACGGGCAAACAGGGCGAAGAGGATGCTTTCGCGATGCGGGCGGAGGCAGCCTCCGTGTTTGGTTTGGAGGAAGGCGATGTTGCCGTCGCTTCAACCGGGGTGATCGGGGAGAACCTCCCCATGGAGAAGGTCATCGGCGGCATTTCGAAGCTGCCGGCTGCGGCCGCTTATGGTACTGACGGGGCGGAGCAGTTCAGCCAGGCAATCCTGACGACAGACCTGGTGAAAAAGACCGCCTGCGTCAAACTAACGATTGACGGGCACGAGGTAACCATTGGCGGCGCCTGCAAAGGCTCGGGTATGATTCACCCGAATATGGCCACCATGCTGGCGTTTGTTACGACCGACGCGGCCGTTGAACCTGAAGCGCTGCAAAGTCTTCTCGTAGGCACCACGAACGTCACCTTCAACATGATTACGGTGGACGGCGATACCAGCACGAATGACATGCTGCTCGTTATGGCCAGCGGCCTGGCAGGGAATGAGCCGTTGTCTCCGTCGCACCCACAGTGGGAAGTTTTTGCGGAAGCCTTCCGTTATGTCAATGAATTGCTCGCCAAGCAGATTGCGCGTGACGGCGAGGGAGCTACGCATTTAATCGAAGTGCAGGTGGAGGGCGGTATCAGCGATACATCGGCAGGAGCCATCGCCAAAACGATTGTCGGCTCCAGCCTCGTGAAATCGGCCGTCTTCGGCGCCGATGCCAACTGGGGACGGATCATCGCGGCCGCCGGACGTGCCGGAGAGCCGATTGATCCGTCGAACGTCGACATCAAGCTCGGGCCGATCCTTGTGCTGGATGGCTCCAGGCCGGTTGCCTTCGATGAGGAAGCAGCGCTGGAATATTTGAAAGGCGACACGGTGCAGATTTTTGTGAACTTGCATGGAGGCGAAGGGTCGGCAACGGCCTGGGGCTGCGATTTAACCTATGACTATGTGCGGATTAACGCCGCTTATCGGACTTGA
- the argC gene encoding N-acetyl-gamma-glutamyl-phosphate reductase, whose protein sequence is MTESNKVKAAIVGSTGYGGVELIRFLLNHPNVEITSVISSSNAGESITEGFPHLSELLVQRLDGVDPALIKSKADVVFTATPSGVSGKLVPQLLAEGLKVIDLSGDFRIKDAAVYEEWYKHDAPPAGLLEQAVYGLCEENGAQVKGLDFVSNPGCYPTATLLGLLPAVKEGWIDPGSIIIDAKSGVSGAGRGTSLMTHYAEINENMKVYKVNKHQHIPEIEQGLSIAAGSPVTVTFTTHLVPMTRGIMSTMYAKLTGSRSEQELVDLYRHYYEGRPFVRVREPGKFPATKEVFGSNYCDIGFAVDARTGRLTIVSVIDNVVKGAAGQAIQNLNLMMGWEETTGLQLSPVYP, encoded by the coding sequence TTGACAGAGTCAAACAAAGTGAAAGCAGCCATTGTCGGTTCCACCGGGTATGGAGGGGTGGAACTGATTCGTTTTTTACTGAATCATCCAAACGTTGAAATTACCTCGGTCATCTCGTCTTCGAATGCGGGCGAATCGATTACCGAAGGATTTCCGCATCTGTCCGAACTTCTGGTGCAGCGCCTGGACGGCGTTGATCCGGCGCTGATCAAGTCCAAGGCGGACGTGGTGTTTACGGCAACGCCTTCCGGCGTCAGCGGCAAGCTGGTGCCGCAGCTCCTGGCAGAGGGCTTGAAAGTCATTGATCTATCCGGCGATTTCCGGATCAAGGACGCGGCTGTTTACGAGGAGTGGTACAAACACGATGCCCCTCCAGCGGGCCTGCTGGAGCAGGCGGTATACGGCTTATGCGAAGAGAACGGCGCCCAGGTGAAGGGCCTTGATTTTGTCTCCAATCCGGGATGTTACCCGACAGCAACGCTGCTGGGACTTCTGCCGGCGGTTAAGGAAGGCTGGATTGATCCCGGCAGCATCATTATCGATGCCAAGTCCGGCGTTTCCGGAGCGGGGCGCGGAACCAGCCTGATGACGCATTATGCGGAGATCAACGAGAACATGAAAGTATACAAAGTGAACAAACACCAGCATATTCCGGAGATCGAACAGGGCTTGTCGATTGCGGCGGGCAGCCCGGTTACCGTTACTTTTACGACGCATCTCGTTCCGATGACGAGGGGCATCATGAGCACGATGTATGCCAAGCTGACGGGCAGCCGGTCCGAGCAGGAGCTGGTTGATTTATACAGGCATTATTATGAAGGTCGGCCTTTTGTCCGTGTGCGGGAGCCTGGGAAGTTTCCGGCGACGAAAGAGGTTTTTGGCTCCAATTATTGCGATATCGGCTTTGCCGTAGATGCCCGAACGGGCAGGCTGACAATCGTTTCGGTCATTGATAATGTCGTCAAAGGCGCGGCAGGTCAGGCGATCCAGAATTTGAATCTGATGATGGGCTGGGAGGAGACGACCGGGCTGCAGCTGAGTCCCGTATATCCGTAA
- a CDS encoding GNAT family N-acetyltransferase produces MANEQDKQIHQAEKDAIVIRDAQEEDQPNIERLLLEAYGQYEEVMAGERWLAYRESIRDSVYKEGPVARIVAELNGEIVGSVQMFLDSEVAYGRSDLNIQDPIIRLLATSPQARGRGVATLLIRESIERSRQLGGEMLYLHSSDLMAPAIRLYEHLGFVRTPEKEMLNGTTLVKCFSIPLHPEKAGARTVEAAQAAE; encoded by the coding sequence ATGGCAAACGAGCAAGACAAGCAGATCCACCAGGCTGAGAAAGATGCCATCGTCATTCGAGATGCCCAGGAGGAAGACCAACCGAATATTGAGCGCTTATTGCTGGAGGCTTACGGCCAATATGAAGAGGTCATGGCTGGAGAACGTTGGCTCGCCTACCGGGAGAGCATTCGCGATTCTGTATACAAGGAAGGGCCTGTGGCCCGAATCGTTGCTGAGCTGAATGGGGAGATTGTAGGCAGTGTGCAGATGTTTCTGGATTCCGAAGTCGCCTACGGCCGTTCAGATCTGAACATCCAGGATCCCATCATTCGTCTGCTTGCGACCTCTCCACAAGCCAGAGGACGGGGGGTCGCAACCCTGCTGATCCGCGAAAGCATCGAGCGCTCCAGGCAGCTTGGCGGCGAGATGCTGTATCTGCATTCCTCCGATCTGATGGCTCCAGCGATCCGTTTATACGAGCATCTCGGTTTCGTACGGACACCGGAGAAGGAAATGCTCAATGGAACAACGCTGGTCAAATGCTTCAGTATCCCCTTACATCCGGAGAAGGCTGGGGCACGAACAGTAGAAGCAGCGCAAGCAGCCGAATAG